A stretch of DNA from Pseudonocardia hierapolitana:
GTCTTCGGTCCGCTGAGCAGACCGCGAACTGTTCCCTGAGATCAACGGATACCGGCACCGGCACCGGTAGCGGTCGCGTCGTGCGCCACGGATGCTCATGCTGTGCCGATGACGGCGACCACGGGCTACTACCGGATCCGGTTCGCGGCCGACCCCGTGCAGTTGATCTTCTTTCGGGCCGGGCTCAACGCCTGGCTCCGCGGACTGCGATGGCCGGAGTCCGAGCGCGTCGACGCGGTACTGGCGGTCAGCGAGGCATGCACGAACTCCGTCCAGCACGCCTACCCGACCGGGGAACCCGGAGACGTCGACGTCACCGGCCGCCTGGTCGTCGACGAGACCGCCCGCCGAATCATCGTGACCGTGCGCGACGAGGGCCGGTGGCGAACGCGGGCGAGCGGGCATGGCTACGGCCTGACGACCGTGCGCGAGTGCATGGCGGAGGTCCGCATCCGACACGACGCCGCCGGGACGGTCGTGACCATGACCAGCAGACCCGTGCCCCTGCTCGATGCCCCAGACGGTGGCGAGGGCCTTTCTACGACCGCGGACTCGACCCAGGCTTCCCCCGCCCGCCAGGACCTCTGACATCGGAGCCCGAGGCTGGAGGCGCGGACGCCACGGGGGTGACGGGGTGCCAGGGCCTTGGAGGGTGGTCAGTCCGCGTTCAGGAGTGTGACGGCGGCCAGGACTCGGTCGACGAGATCCTCGACGAACGCCTCGCCGATCGGACCAGCCTGGAAGGATGCGCGTGCGAGCACGCCTCCCACCAGGAGCAGCAGCGACGGTTCCACGTCGACGGGCGCGAGATGGTCGCGGAGGACGGCGTCGAGCGACCGGGTCCCCGCGACGTAGAGCTGCTCGCGCAGTCGGTCCACGACCGGGTCGTCGCCCGCTCGCTCGATGGCGCCGCCGAGGACTCGGGCCAGGTGACCGCTCGCGAGATCGTCGGCGAAGTCGACCAAGCCTCGGACGAGGTCACCACGCAGATCGCCGGTCGGGTGCGGGTGACCGGCCGAGTCGCAGATCTGCGTGACAGCCGCCCCGACGAGGTCCAGCCGGGTGGGCCAGTGCGTGTACACGGTCGCCTTCGAATAGCCCGCTCGCTTGGCGACCTCGCCGTGGGTGACCGCCGACCAGCCCTGATCACGGAGTATCGCGGTGGCCGCGTCGACCACGTCCCGACGGGTGCGGACGACGCGTGGGTCGGTTCCGGTCACATCCTGCGACACAGCGCGCGACCCTACCCGTCCCGGACGGTCGACGTTCTTCTGGACGCAATGTTCAGTAATGAACTGCTCGTATAGTAAGGTCGACCTGGTCGACAGGCCGTCGGCGGTTCACCACACAGGAACGAGAAGACACATGAGCGACGTCTCGACGCCCCGATCGGCAGGAGCGTCCACCCGCCTGAACGTCTCGCTGTGGGCTGCGCAGGTGGTCCTCGCCGTCACGCTCGCCGGTGGCGGGGCGTGGAAGATCGCCACCCCGTTCGAGATCGTCGCGGCAACCTTCCCGTGGGCCGGAGAGACGGGCCCCGGCCTGCTCTACGCCAGCGCGGTGTTCGACGTCCTCGGCGGGCTCGGCGTCCTCCTGCCGTCCCTGACCCGGATCGCGCCGCGGCTGACGGTCCTGGCCGCGCTGGGCGTCGTCGTCCTGATGGTGTCTGCGACGGTCTTCCACCTCGCTCGTGGCGAGGCCGCGGACACGCCACTCAACATCGCCCTCGCTGCGGTCGCACTCGTCGTCGCCTGGGGGCGGCACGCCAGGGTGCCCATCGCGCCACGATCCTGAGGCCCGACTGTCGGCCGCCTCTGCACCGAACACCCCGAGCCGGCGGGATGGCGCCGATCCTCCGCACGCGCCGGCCGCGGGACAGCAGCTCTTCGGTCATCGCGTGGACGCGCATCGGGGCGAATGCCGAGGTCGGATCGGCAGCCATGCGGCTCGTGTCGACCGATTGACAGGGCATCGAGCCAGTCGTACTGTTCGTTAGCGAATCTTTTTCGTATAACGAAAGGACGTCCATGAGTGCAGGACTCCAGGTGGCCGTTGTGGGTGGCGGGATCGGCGGTCTGGCGACGGGGCTCGCCCTGCACCGGCACGGGATCGACGTCACCGTGTACGAACAGGCGCCTGCGCTCGGAGAGGTCGGGGCCGGGGTCCAGGTGACGCCGAACAGCCTGCGCCTCCTCGACCGCTTCGGACTCGGCGAGGAGGTGCGTCGCCTCGGCGTGGAGCTGGACCGGCAGCGGTCGATGTACTACCGGATGGACGGCACGCCGATCGCGCCCGTCCTCACCACCGACTCCACCGGCCACAACTCCATCTACGGGATCCACCGGGCCGACCTGGTGGACGTGCTCGCGAGCGGCATCCCCGCCGGCGTCGTGCGCACCGGCCACCGGTGCACCGGGCTGCGGCAGTCCGAGGACGCCGTCCAGTTGGAGTTCGAGAACGGCGCCCTCGTCCGGGCCGACGTGGTCGTCGCCGCCGACGGCATCCACTCGTCGCTCCAACGGCACGTGGTCGAGCCCGCCCGCCCGGTCGACTCGGGCTCGGTCGCCTACCGGGGGCTCCTGCCCGCCGAGGAGGTGCCGTCGTGGCCGACCGATCGGTTCGAGCTCTGGATGGGCGCGGGCAAACACCTGCTCGTCTTCCCGGTGCGCGCCGGCACCCTCATCAACTACGTGGGGTTCGTCCCGAGCGACGTTCGTGCCGCGGAGTCGTGGTCGGCGCCGGGCGATCCCGCCGTGCTCGCGGCGGCCTTCTCCGGCTGGGACCCGCGCATCCAGGAGTTGCTGGCGGCGGTGCGGAGCACCTTCTGGTGGGGCCTGTACGACCGGGAACCGCTGCGCCGCTGGACCGACGGCAGGGTCACGCTGCTCGGCGACGCCGCGCACCCGATGCTGCCCCACCTCGGCCAGGGCGCCAACCAGTCCATCGAGGACGCGATCGCCCTGTCCATCGTCCTGGCCGACGCCACACCGGAGACGGCACCCGCCCGGCTGCGGGAGTACGAAGCGCTGCGCCACCCCCGCACCACGGCCGTGCAGGCCGGGGCGCGCGCGAACGGCCTGCGCTACGACTCGCGGTACGAGGACCTCAGCGTCCGGGACGCCGAGCTCGACAGCGTGCGCACCTTCCGCCTCTCGCTCTACGACTACGACGTCGAGCGCGCGGCGCTGGACGCCCGCTCGGCTCTGCAGACCACGGCCGACTGACCCGGGAGAGACGGACTCGACCGACCCGGCCCGATGCTGGTCATCCGCGTCCACCCCGGCGACGTCGTCCGGCGCGCCGCCGGCGCGACCGTGCGCGCCGTCGCCGAGGACCGGCCGGTGACGATCGTGTACCTCGGACACGGCGAGCGCGGCGAGTGCGCCGCGCTGAACCGCCGGGTGACCGACGAGTGGGCGCTCGGGCCGGTGCGGCCCGTCTCGTGCTGGCTCCGACCGGGAGCCGGTCACGTGGACGCGGCAGGAGCGGGCGAAGGGCCAGGCCTGGGGCCTGCAGACGATCGGGACCTTCCACACGCACGCCTCGCCCGCGATCTGAGCGGGCAGGTCAGGAGGCCGTCCGGTAGGCGTCGCGCAGCAGCTGCCGGAACTGAGCGGGCACGCCGCCGATCCGGGCGACCACGGCCTCGAGGTCGGCCCCCGACGCGTAGCCGATGGTGCGTCGCTGCTGTTCCGCCCTGGCCACCACCTCGGGGTCGGTCGCGGCCCGCGTGAACGCCTCCCGCAGGCAGGTGAGCGTGTCGGGGGCGATGCCCGCCGGGGCGACCAGCGGGCGGCCGAGCTCGTTGAGCGTCAGGAGCGACTCGAGCAGCACCGCCTGGTCCGGGCCGAGCGCCATCTCCCCCACGGCGGGCGCATCGGGCGCGATCTCCGTGCGCTCCCGCGTCACCGACAGCACCGGGACGAGCTCACCGGCCTCGATCGCTGCGCGGCGGTCGTCGACGGGACCGGTGAGACCGTGGATGTCGCCCTGCAGGAGCGCCAGCTGCGCCTCGCTCTGGCCGGGGAACCCGGTGACGATGCGGGCGTCCAGTTCGAACACCTCGATGAGGATCGTCGCGGTCGCGTAGTCGGCGCCGCCGGGGCCGGTGGAGCCGAAGCGGAAGTCACCGGCGGCGCGGACCTCCTCCCAGGTGCGGTGCACGCCCTCGGGCGCCCGGACGAGGACGGTGTTCTCGGTGGCGACGCGGCCGATGTAGGCCAGGTCGGTGAGCGCGAAGTCGGCGCCCTCGGCCTCTCCGAGCACCGACGCCGAGGCCCCGGTGCCGTTCATGATCGCGATCTGGGTCCCGTCGGCCGGCCCGTTGACCAGCCGGTTGATCGCCAGCAGCCCGCCCGCACCGGGCCGGTTCTCCACGATCACCTGTGCGTTGAGCTGCTCGCCCAGCGGGTCGGCGACGATCCGGGCGGCCGTGTCGAAGCCGCCGCCCGGACTGAACGGGACGACCAGGGTGATCGTCTCGCCCTCGAGCGCTGCGCAGCCGCCGCCACCTCCCGTGGCCGCGGGACTGCCGATGGTGCACCCCGTCACGCACGCGAGCGAGGCGACGGCTGCGGCAAGCGATCGGTGGGACGCCGTTGTCCGGGCCATGATCGAACCCCTTCTCGACTGGTCAGGCGAAGCGGATGAAGCCCTGCGGCACGGGCACGTGGACGAACCAGCGGAACGAGGCGAGCAGCACCAGCACGAGCACGGCCGCGTACACGGCCGAGAACAGCCAGCTGCGCCGACCGCAGAACCGCAGGTACGCGAGGGCGAAGACGCCGCTGGCGGTGAACAGGCCGTAGGCGACGAGCAGCAGCAGGTAGCCCGCCACCCAGCCCAGGGCACGCAGCCACGCGCCCCTCCCGGCTGTTGCGAAGACGTACTCACCGTCGTCCGGGTCGTCGCCGGGCTCGGCACCTGCCTGGGGTCCCGGGGCGGCGCGGCGACGCCAGAGCACCGTGACGAGGACGGCGAGCGCGAACAGCACGCCCACCCCGGAGGCCATGCGGGGGAACCGCGCAGCTGCCTCCGGCCAGGAGAAGGTGACAGCGAAGGCGACTGCGAACAGGACGAGAGCGGCCGCGGCGATGGCGCCGTCGGGTCCGCTCGTCCGGCGGGCCCGGGTGGGGGTCACGTCGGTGGTGGTCACGCGTTGCGCTCCATCTCACGAGGCCCGGCGGGCGACGCGCGGTGCGCGCGCCTGCGTCCGGCCCGGACGCCGAAGGCGATCGAGGCCGCCCCGATCAGGGCCAGCACGAGCACGCCCGGACGAGTCACCCACGAGGTGCCGAACAGGGTCGTCGACAGGTTCAGGTACTCCTCCGCCAGCCCGCCGAGCACGACGGCGAGCAGGAACGGCACGCGCGGCCATCCCCACCGGATGCAGGCGACGCCGACCGCGGCGGCGCACAGCATCACGAGGATGTCCCCGTAGCTGTTGGTCGCCGTGTACGCGCCGACGAGCAGCAGCAACAGGAGACCGGGGACCAGCAGCGGGCCGGGAACGCGGGTGAGCAACGTCAGTGGGCGCGCGAGCGTGACCGCGAGCGAGACCGCGATGAGGTTGGACACGATCATGATCCACACCATCGAGAACGTCACGTGGAGGTTCTCGTCGAGCATCTCCTGGCCCGGGTTGAGCCCGAGGATCATGAACCCGCCCAGCAGCACCGCGGACGACGCGCCGCTGGGGATGCCGAACGCGATCGTCGGGATGAGGGATCCGGCATCCCGGGCGTTGTTCGTGGCGCCGGCTGCGACGACCCCGTCGATCGCGCCCTTGCCGAACATCTCGGGATTCTTCGACGCCTGCCGGGCCTGCCCGTAGGCGATCCACTGGGTCACGGTGCCGCCGACGCCGGGCAGGCTGCCCACTCCCACCCCGATCGCGGCCGAGCGGGCGACCACGCGCCAGTGCCGGAAGGCGTCGCGGACGCCGGCCAGTGTGCCGGTGAGGTGGGTCGGACCGGAGGCCGACGTGGCGATGCTCTTCTTGCTCAGCATGATCTGCAGGACCTCGGCACCGCCGAACAACCCGACGACGAGCGGCACGATGTTGATGCCGTCCCACAGGTAGAGCTGATCGCCGGTGTAGCGGGGGATGCCGAGCTGGGGGTCGATGCCGATCGTGGCGACCAGCAGCCCGAGTGACACCATGACGAAGCCCTTGAGCATCGCACCGCTCGACAGGGTGATCACGAACGTCAGGCCGACGACGGTCAGCATGAAGAACTCCGGTGGCCCGAACGACAGCACGACGGGCCGGATGATGCTGATCGTCAACGCCAGGACGAGGGCACCGACGATCGCGCCCATCGCCGAGCTGGTCAGCACGGCACCCAGCGCGCGGCCGCCCTGTCCCTTCCGGGTGAGCGGGTAGCCGTCGAGCACCGCCGCGGCGGAGGTC
This window harbors:
- a CDS encoding ATP-binding protein, whose amino-acid sequence is MTATTGYYRIRFAADPVQLIFFRAGLNAWLRGLRWPESERVDAVLAVSEACTNSVQHAYPTGEPGDVDVTGRLVVDETARRIIVTVRDEGRWRTRASGHGYGLTTVRECMAEVRIRHDAAGTVVTMTSRPVPLLDAPDGGEGLSTTADSTQASPARQDL
- a CDS encoding TetR/AcrR family transcriptional regulator translates to MSQDVTGTDPRVVRTRRDVVDAATAILRDQGWSAVTHGEVAKRAGYSKATVYTHWPTRLDLVGAAVTQICDSAGHPHPTGDLRGDLVRGLVDFADDLASGHLARVLGGAIERAGDDPVVDRLREQLYVAGTRSLDAVLRDHLAPVDVEPSLLLLVGGVLARASFQAGPIGEAFVEDLVDRVLAAVTLLNAD
- a CDS encoding DoxX family protein encodes the protein MSDVSTPRSAGASTRLNVSLWAAQVVLAVTLAGGGAWKIATPFEIVAATFPWAGETGPGLLYASAVFDVLGGLGVLLPSLTRIAPRLTVLAALGVVVLMVSATVFHLARGEAADTPLNIALAAVALVVAWGRHARVPIAPRS
- a CDS encoding FAD-dependent oxidoreductase, with the translated sequence MSAGLQVAVVGGGIGGLATGLALHRHGIDVTVYEQAPALGEVGAGVQVTPNSLRLLDRFGLGEEVRRLGVELDRQRSMYYRMDGTPIAPVLTTDSTGHNSIYGIHRADLVDVLASGIPAGVVRTGHRCTGLRQSEDAVQLEFENGALVRADVVVAADGIHSSLQRHVVEPARPVDSGSVAYRGLLPAEEVPSWPTDRFELWMGAGKHLLVFPVRAGTLINYVGFVPSDVRAAESWSAPGDPAVLAAAFSGWDPRIQELLAAVRSTFWWGLYDREPLRRWTDGRVTLLGDAAHPMLPHLGQGANQSIEDAIALSIVLADATPETAPARLREYEALRHPRTTAVQAGARANGLRYDSRYEDLSVRDAELDSVRTFRLSLYDYDVERAALDARSALQTTAD
- a CDS encoding Bug family tripartite tricarboxylate transporter substrate binding protein, which gives rise to MTGCTIGSPAATGGGGGCAALEGETITLVVPFSPGGGFDTAARIVADPLGEQLNAQVIVENRPGAGGLLAINRLVNGPADGTQIAIMNGTGASASVLGEAEGADFALTDLAYIGRVATENTVLVRAPEGVHRTWEEVRAAGDFRFGSTGPGGADYATATILIEVFELDARIVTGFPGQSEAQLALLQGDIHGLTGPVDDRRAAIEAGELVPVLSVTRERTEIAPDAPAVGEMALGPDQAVLLESLLTLNELGRPLVAPAGIAPDTLTCLREAFTRAATDPEVVARAEQQRRTIGYASGADLEAVVARIGGVPAQFRQLLRDAYRTAS
- a CDS encoding tripartite tricarboxylate transporter TctB family protein, yielding MTTTDVTPTRARRTSGPDGAIAAAALVLFAVAFAVTFSWPEAAARFPRMASGVGVLFALAVLVTVLWRRRAAPGPQAGAEPGDDPDDGEYVFATAGRGAWLRALGWVAGYLLLLVAYGLFTASGVFALAYLRFCGRRSWLFSAVYAAVLVLVLLASFRWFVHVPVPQGFIRFA
- a CDS encoding tripartite tricarboxylate transporter permease, coding for MTPARGPWFAEQTENYSLSENSRQRRRLHEVAMLDAIVAGLAGILDLRTFAVMLLGIAIGFVVGILPGLGGPVALALMLPFTFGMSPVEGFAFLLGMWVVTSTAGDITSVLFGVPGEATSAAAVLDGYPLTRKGQGGRALGAVLTSSAMGAIVGALVLALTISIIRPVVLSFGPPEFFMLTVVGLTFVITLSSGAMLKGFVMVSLGLLVATIGIDPQLGIPRYTGDQLYLWDGINIVPLVVGLFGGAEVLQIMLSKKSIATSASGPTHLTGTLAGVRDAFRHWRVVARSAAIGVGVGSLPGVGGTVTQWIAYGQARQASKNPEMFGKGAIDGVVAAGATNNARDAGSLIPTIAFGIPSGASSAVLLGGFMILGLNPGQEMLDENLHVTFSMVWIMIVSNLIAVSLAVTLARPLTLLTRVPGPLLVPGLLLLLLVGAYTATNSYGDILVMLCAAAVGVACIRWGWPRVPFLLAVVLGGLAEEYLNLSTTLFGTSWVTRPGVLVLALIGAASIAFGVRAGRRRAHRASPAGPREMERNA